From Deinococcus aquaticus, one genomic window encodes:
- a CDS encoding ABC transporter permease — translation MRFVPLNAPSAARSALVTLASLVAALLICALVFKLAGQSPAEVYGTMLRGTLGDSTGLGEVGRRTIPLLLIGAGLALAFRAQFFNIGAEGQLLLGAVFAAGTALFVPLPGPLLLPAVFVAGFVGGGLWALIAAALRRVNVNEILSTLMLNYIAVALVTYLIAGPWKGKDVRGYIYTDTFPDAANLPTLGGSQVHWPTLLLGVAVALGLQWVLSRSTFGYALRVVGENPGAARYAGLSSGRVALLVALITGGAAGLAGAGEVAGIHHRLLEAGQISLGYGFTAVIVAWLARGNPALCLITAPVMGIILAGGDILKIDLNLPFRVVDIFSGVILLCLIASEIFVRHRVQWGRA, via the coding sequence ATGAGGTTCGTGCCCCTGAACGCCCCCTCGGCGGCCCGCTCGGCGCTGGTCACGCTGGCGTCGCTGGTCGCAGCGCTGCTGATCTGCGCGCTGGTCTTCAAGCTGGCCGGGCAGTCCCCGGCCGAGGTGTACGGCACCATGCTGCGCGGCACGCTGGGCGACTCCACCGGCCTGGGCGAGGTGGGGCGGCGCACCATTCCGCTGCTGCTGATCGGGGCGGGGCTGGCCCTGGCGTTCCGCGCGCAGTTCTTCAACATCGGCGCCGAGGGGCAACTGTTGCTGGGCGCGGTGTTCGCGGCCGGGACGGCGCTGTTCGTGCCGCTGCCGGGGCCTCTGCTGCTGCCGGCCGTGTTCGTCGCGGGCTTCGTCGGCGGGGGCCTGTGGGCGCTGATCGCGGCGGCCCTGCGGCGCGTGAACGTGAACGAGATCCTGTCCACGCTGATGCTGAACTACATCGCGGTGGCGCTGGTCACGTACCTGATCGCCGGGCCGTGGAAAGGCAAGGACGTGCGCGGGTACATCTACACCGACACCTTCCCGGACGCCGCAAACCTGCCCACGCTGGGCGGGTCGCAGGTGCACTGGCCCACGCTGCTGCTGGGCGTGGCCGTCGCGCTGGGCCTGCAGTGGGTGCTGTCGCGCTCCACGTTCGGGTATGCGCTGCGCGTGGTGGGCGAGAACCCGGGCGCGGCGCGGTACGCGGGCCTCAGCAGCGGCCGTGTGGCCCTGCTGGTCGCGCTGATCACCGGGGGCGCGGCCGGACTGGCCGGTGCGGGAGAGGTCGCCGGGATTCACCACCGCCTGCTGGAGGCGGGGCAGATCAGCCTCGGGTACGGGTTCACGGCCGTGATCGTCGCGTGGCTGGCGCGCGGGAACCCGGCGCTGTGCCTGATCACTGCGCCCGTCATGGGCATCATCCTGGCGGGCGGCGACATCCTGAAGATCGACCTGAACCTCCCGTTCCGCGTGGTGGACATCTTCAGCGGCGTGATCCTGCTGTGCCTGATCGCCAGCGAGATCTTCGTCCGCCACCGCGTGCAGTGGGGCCGCGCGTGA
- a CDS encoding ISAs1 family transposase: MSDEQLKLAAAIFADLPDQRHHRGLNHSLVNIVVMALCAVMSGADTFPEIQTFVQSKREWFLRFLDFRRVPDHETFRRVLSKLDPTAFQSSALDWVKQAVGGKLEGDIISIDGKRLRGTSAHEVQGIHMVNVWAARQGLCLSAQAVKGKQNELSTLPSVLDTLAYLDVAGCIVTIDAMGTQRTVARKLVALQAQYVLALKGNQDTLFEDVQEMFDDASRRLFADTALLGVSTWDDRRRDERRTCWVLPASPDLDDHEWPGLQSVALIESSRLVKGKRVSQRRLFLCSFAPDPLTALHAVRTHWQVENSLHWVLDVAFAEDANVTVADHGAENLAVLRRWALNLMRQEGSVGAINKNRKRAGWDDLYRDGLLQQLRPDPT; this comes from the coding sequence ATGTCCGACGAGCAACTAAAACTGGCCGCCGCGATCTTCGCTGATCTGCCGGATCAGCGACACCACCGTGGGCTGAACCACAGCCTCGTGAACATCGTCGTCATGGCTCTCTGCGCTGTCATGAGTGGCGCCGACACCTTCCCGGAGATTCAGACGTTCGTGCAGTCCAAACGGGAATGGTTCCTACGCTTTCTCGATTTCAGGCGTGTCCCCGATCATGAAACCTTCCGACGGGTCCTCTCGAAGCTGGACCCCACCGCCTTCCAGTCCAGCGCGCTGGACTGGGTCAAGCAGGCGGTTGGCGGCAAGCTTGAAGGGGACATCATCAGCATTGACGGCAAGCGGCTCCGTGGCACCTCGGCCCACGAAGTTCAGGGCATTCACATGGTGAACGTGTGGGCTGCACGGCAGGGCCTCTGTCTGAGTGCTCAGGCCGTCAAGGGCAAGCAGAACGAACTCTCCACCTTGCCCAGTGTGCTCGACACGCTGGCGTATCTGGACGTGGCCGGGTGCATCGTGACGATCGACGCGATGGGCACCCAGCGGACGGTGGCGAGGAAGTTGGTTGCGCTCCAAGCGCAGTACGTTCTGGCTCTGAAGGGCAATCAGGACACGTTGTTTGAGGATGTCCAGGAGATGTTCGACGACGCTTCGCGTCGTCTGTTTGCGGACACGGCACTCCTGGGAGTCAGCACCTGGGATGATCGTCGGCGGGATGAGCGGCGGACCTGCTGGGTGTTGCCTGCAAGCCCGGATCTGGATGATCACGAGTGGCCGGGCTTGCAGAGTGTCGCGCTGATTGAAAGTTCCAGGCTCGTGAAGGGCAAACGGGTGTCGCAGCGGAGGTTGTTCCTGTGCTCGTTTGCACCGGACCCGCTGACCGCGTTACACGCGGTCAGGACGCACTGGCAGGTGGAGAACTCGTTGCATTGGGTGCTGGATGTTGCCTTTGCGGAAGATGCCAACGTGACAGTCGCGGATCACGGTGCCGAGAACCTGGCGGTGCTCAGACGGTGGGCCTTGAATCTGATGCGTCAGGAGGGGTCAGTGGGTGCGATCAACAAAAACCGCAAACGTGCAGGCTGGGATGATCTGTACCGTGACGGCCTTCTGCAGCAACTCCGCCCTGACCCGACGTGA
- a CDS encoding ABC transporter ATP-binding protein has product MVANDAVDLTVHAGEVLALLGENGAGKSTLISILYGLYQPDEGAVELDGRAVRIGSPAQALRLGIGLVPQHPLLVSRHSVAENLALGGAGGLFPARRVAGRVRELSARYGLEVDPEARVSDLSPGEKQRVEIVRALLGGARVLILDEPTSVLTPQEADGLFRVMRELKADGRSLIFISHKLDEVLAVADRVTVLRRGKVVGGVPTQGATRESLAELMMGRSVDFTRKRAGGPGAEAGTLLSVSDLSAQGSRGLPALRGVSFELRRGEVLGVAGIAGNGQSELVEVLAGLHEATGAVTLDGQPLTGDAAGRFRAGVAHIPEDRIHSGTVPSMTVAENLALRDFARPPLARGLARDLGATDDRARREVEAYAVATPGIHTPTRLLSGGNIQKLILARELAGQPKLILAVHPTYGLDIGATDQVHRVLLERTAQGAGVLLVSEDLDELLSLSDRVAVMVGGSLLGPFPVSGVTRESLGLLMGGAHPHSLPGADQGVVA; this is encoded by the coding sequence GTGGTTGCCAACGACGCGGTGGACCTGACCGTCCACGCGGGCGAGGTGCTGGCCCTGCTGGGCGAGAACGGCGCGGGGAAAAGTACGCTGATCTCGATCCTGTACGGTCTGTACCAGCCGGACGAGGGCGCGGTGGAGCTGGACGGGCGGGCGGTGCGGATCGGCAGTCCGGCGCAGGCGCTGCGGCTCGGGATCGGGCTGGTGCCGCAGCATCCGCTGCTGGTCTCGCGGCATTCAGTGGCCGAGAATCTGGCGCTGGGCGGCGCGGGTGGGTTGTTCCCGGCGCGGCGCGTGGCGGGCCGGGTGCGGGAACTCTCGGCGCGGTACGGGCTGGAGGTGGACCCGGAGGCGCGCGTGTCGGACCTGTCGCCGGGCGAGAAGCAGCGCGTGGAGATCGTGCGGGCCCTGCTGGGCGGCGCGCGGGTCCTGATTCTGGATGAGCCGACGAGCGTGCTGACCCCGCAGGAGGCCGACGGGCTGTTCCGCGTGATGCGCGAGTTGAAGGCGGATGGGCGCAGCCTGATCTTCATCTCGCACAAGCTGGACGAGGTGCTGGCCGTCGCGGACCGCGTGACGGTGCTGCGGCGCGGGAAGGTTGTGGGTGGCGTACCCACGCAGGGCGCGACCCGTGAGAGCCTCGCGGAGCTGATGATGGGCCGCAGCGTGGACTTCACCCGCAAACGCGCGGGCGGCCCCGGTGCGGAGGCGGGCACCCTGCTGAGCGTAAGCGACCTGAGCGCGCAGGGATCGCGCGGTCTGCCGGCCCTGCGCGGCGTGAGCTTCGAGCTGCGGCGGGGCGAGGTACTCGGCGTGGCCGGGATCGCCGGGAACGGGCAGAGTGAACTGGTCGAGGTCCTAGCGGGCCTGCACGAGGCGACGGGCGCGGTCACGCTGGACGGTCAGCCGCTGACCGGGGACGCCGCCGGGCGCTTCCGGGCGGGCGTGGCGCACATCCCGGAGGACCGCATTCACAGCGGCACGGTGCCCAGCATGACGGTCGCGGAGAACCTCGCGCTGCGGGATTTCGCGCGGCCGCCGCTGGCGCGCGGGCTGGCGCGGGACCTGGGCGCCACCGACGACCGCGCCCGGCGCGAGGTGGAAGCCTACGCGGTCGCCACGCCGGGCATTCACACGCCCACGCGGCTGCTGTCGGGCGGGAACATCCAGAAGCTGATCCTGGCGCGCGAACTGGCCGGGCAGCCGAAACTGATCCTGGCGGTGCACCCCACGTACGGGCTGGATATCGGCGCGACCGATCAGGTGCACCGGGTGCTGCTGGAACGCACGGCGCAGGGCGCGGGCGTGCTGCTGGTCAGCGAGGACCTGGATGAACTGCTGAGCCTGTCGGACCGCGTGGCGGTCATGGTGGGCGGCTCGCTGCTGGGGCCGTTCCCGGTGTCCGGGGTGACGCGTGAGTCGCTGGGCCTGCTGATGGGCGGCGCGCACCCGCACAGCCTTCCCGGCGCGGATCAGGGAGTGGTGGCATGA
- a CDS encoding metallophosphoesterase, whose product MRPLWVIGDIHGAYDKLRAILLRAGLIDFDGSWTAGDAHVVFLGDYVDRGPNGVGVIRLVRSLEVQAQEVGGQVTALLGNHEVMFLAALVFRHSDPQDRYGYREYWLENGGQMRDADLLEPSDLAWLSERPVMAASHDWLLVHADSLMYLKLGSSVEGVNAAVLELMTNPNPDDWGAFLNAFTDRFAFVLGAGDEKARQMLSTFGGQRIAHGHTPVYVLLDEHLHGPTLGAGAPIPYAGRLCVAMDSGMAYREDAGFIARLNRHGIAEVVTFPSGGDFY is encoded by the coding sequence GTGAGGCCGCTGTGGGTGATCGGGGATATTCACGGCGCGTACGACAAGCTTCGTGCCATTCTGCTGCGCGCCGGCCTGATCGACTTCGACGGCAGCTGGACGGCCGGGGACGCGCACGTGGTGTTCCTGGGTGATTACGTGGACCGCGGCCCGAACGGCGTGGGCGTGATCCGGCTGGTCCGCAGCCTGGAAGTGCAGGCGCAGGAGGTGGGCGGGCAGGTGACGGCGCTGCTGGGCAACCACGAGGTGATGTTCCTGGCGGCGCTGGTATTCCGGCACAGCGACCCGCAGGACCGCTACGGGTACCGGGAGTACTGGCTGGAGAACGGCGGTCAGATGCGGGACGCGGACCTGCTGGAACCCAGCGACCTGGCGTGGCTGTCCGAACGGCCCGTCATGGCGGCCTCGCACGACTGGCTGCTGGTGCACGCCGACAGCCTGATGTACCTGAAGCTGGGTAGCAGCGTCGAGGGCGTGAACGCCGCCGTGCTGGAACTGATGACTAACCCCAACCCGGACGACTGGGGCGCGTTCCTGAACGCCTTCACGGACCGGTTCGCGTTCGTTCTGGGCGCCGGGGACGAGAAGGCCCGGCAGATGCTGAGCACCTTCGGCGGGCAGCGCATCGCGCACGGGCACACGCCGGTGTACGTGCTGCTGGACGAGCACCTGCACGGCCCGACCCTGGGAGCCGGCGCGCCCATCCCGTACGCGGGGCGGCTGTGCGTGGCGATGGACAGCGGCATGGCGTACCGCGAGGACGCCGGGTTCATCGCCCGCCTGAACCGCCACGGCATCGCGGAAGTCGTGACCTTCCCCAGCGGCGGCGACTTCTACTGA
- the hspR gene encoding heat shock protein transcriptional repressor HspR, fused homodimer type yields the protein MPSDSRHRPVYVISVAAELVDMHPQTLRLYERKGLIRPGRSSGKTRLYSERDIEHLREIRRLTQELGVNLAGVEEVMRLQHELDDIQGEFEAEIERIEDELRAQAQPRELPGADGKVDARDRPVYVISIAAELVDMHPQTLRLYERKQLIRPGRSSGKTRLYSERDIEHLREIRRLTQELGVNLAGVEEIMRLRHQLDSTRAGLESNVRRIQDDITERMTKWRTLPEGDGAGTDDDR from the coding sequence ATGCCCTCTGACTCCAGACATCGGCCCGTGTACGTCATTTCCGTGGCGGCGGAACTGGTGGATATGCACCCCCAGACGCTGCGGCTGTACGAACGCAAGGGTCTGATCCGCCCCGGTCGCAGCAGCGGCAAGACCCGCCTGTACAGCGAACGGGACATCGAGCACCTGCGCGAGATCCGCCGCCTGACGCAGGAACTCGGCGTGAACCTTGCCGGGGTCGAGGAGGTCATGCGGCTTCAGCATGAACTGGACGACATTCAGGGTGAGTTCGAGGCGGAGATCGAGCGGATCGAGGACGAGTTGCGGGCGCAGGCGCAGCCGCGTGAACTGCCGGGCGCGGACGGCAAGGTGGACGCGCGGGACCGGCCGGTGTACGTGATCAGCATCGCGGCGGAACTGGTGGACATGCACCCCCAGACGCTGCGCCTGTACGAGCGTAAACAGTTGATCCGCCCCGGGCGCAGCAGCGGCAAGACCCGGCTGTACAGCGAGCGGGACATCGAGCACCTGCGCGAGATCCGCCGCCTGACGCAGGAACTCGGCGTGAACCTCGCCGGGGTCGAGGAGATCATGCGGCTGCGCCACCAGCTGGATTCCACGCGCGCCGGGCTGGAAAGCAACGTGCGGCGCATTCAGGACGACATCACGGAACGCATGACCAAATGGCGCACCCTGCCGGAAGGGGACGGCGCGGGCACCGACGACGACAGGTGA